From Primulina tabacum isolate GXHZ01 chromosome 2, ASM2559414v2, whole genome shotgun sequence, one genomic window encodes:
- the LOC142531660 gene encoding protein TIC 20-v, chloroplastic-like, with translation MATTINLFSTPAATFVKQPLYAFSSSLNPSLRFSPLNFRTPPLRKLTTTRKFTITSQSKGSNSANAPDRLISAITYFYPFFDGIQYGKYVITQFSPFQTIIQPFLPAIKIFKSFPFNGLLVFLTLYFVVVRNPNFTPIIRFFFVVNTMQAIVLDVLLIFLDLLERSFSPREGVGLDLVMSLDSTVFLFLFVCLIYGSSSCLLGQLPRLPLVAEAADRQVM, from the exons ATGGCCACGACCATTAATCTCTTCTCCACCCCTGCAGCTACATTTGTTAAGCAACCACTTTACGCGTTTTCTTCATCTTTAAATCCGAGCCTCAGATTCTCGCCGCTCAACTTCCGCACTCCGCCCTTGAGAAAACTTACAACTACCAGAAAATTCACCATCACATCCCAATCCAAGGGTAGCAACTCAGCTAATGCGCCTGACCGTTTAATCTCAGCTATCACCTACTTCTACCCTTTCTTTGATGGAATTCAGTACGGAAAATATGTCATCACACAGTTCTCTCCATTCCAAACCATCATCCAGCCCTTTCTTCCCGCTATTAAGATCTTCAAGAGCTTTCCTTTTAATGGGCTTCTGGTATTCTTGACCCTTTACTTTGTTGTTGTGAGGAATCCCAATTTCACGCCGATTA TccgttttttttttgtagtgaatACTATGCAGGCTATAGTTCTTGACGTGCTCTTGATATTTCTTGACCTTTTGGAGAGAAGTTTCAGCCCTAGAGAGGGTGTGGGATTGGATTTAGTTATGAGTTTGGATAGTACTGTGTTCTTGTTTCTGTTCGTTTGCTTGATTTATGGATCTTCTTCCTGTTTGCTGGGCCAACTTCCAAGGTTGCCTCTTGTTGCTGAGGCTGCTGATAGGCAAGTTATGTGA
- the LOC142531647 gene encoding uncharacterized protein LOC142531647 isoform X2, giving the protein MRSKKRTAGDAESSTAEAVEDPIAHIQSQLFFDGESLATFLKSFQREIESARALDAALPYKFWVKQQFSVGVNEVMRVLERMPPRRGMAGSSEESPSPNHDDSKAPRLYLQAIFLASDCNPRWLTKHLPALADSRNVPLVFMKDSKRGSLRLGELIKIKTATAIGIKGRGNSINQLIENILLGGKIDDSIEN; this is encoded by the exons ATGCGAAGTAAGAAGAGAACAGCGGGCGATGCTGAGTCTTCCACCGCCGAGGCTGTAGAAGATCCGATTGCTCACATTCAGTCCCAGCT TTTCTTTGATGGAGAAAGTCTTGCCACTTTTCTCAAATCATTCCAGAG GGAGATAGAATCGGCTAGAGCTCTGGATGCAGCTTTACCTTATAAATTTTGGGTCAAG CAACAATTTTCAGTCGGGGTGAATGAAGTCATGCGTGTGCTTGAACGGATGCCTCCGAGAAGGGGCATGGCAGGGTCTTCTGAGGAGTCTCCTTCACCCAATCATGATGATAGCAAAGCCCCGAGACTCTACCTTCAG GCAATATTTCTAGCATCCGATTGCAATCCTCGGTGGCTAACGAAACATCTGCCTGCTTTGGCTGATTCAAGAAATGTGCCTCTCGTCTTTATGAAAGATAGTAAGAGAGGATCTTTAAGATTAGGCGAGCTGATTAAGATAAAAACAGCAACAGCAATTGGCATCAAGG GTAGAGGAAATTCTATCAACCAACTAATTGAGAACATCCTCCTTGGTGGCAAGATTGATGATAGCATTGAGAACTGA
- the LOC142531647 gene encoding uncharacterized protein LOC142531647 isoform X1 — protein MRSKKRTAGDAESSTAEAVEDPIAHIQSQLYVNHLYSLVLIHCGCGPLFVSVSLSLYLNLIVANVCSCSFFDGESLATFLKSFQREIESARALDAALPYKFWVKQQFSVGVNEVMRVLERMPPRRGMAGSSEESPSPNHDDSKAPRLYLQAIFLASDCNPRWLTKHLPALADSRNVPLVFMKDSKRGSLRLGELIKIKTATAIGIKRKFYQPTN, from the exons ATGCGAAGTAAGAAGAGAACAGCGGGCGATGCTGAGTCTTCCACCGCCGAGGCTGTAGAAGATCCGATTGCTCACATTCAGTCCCAGCTGTATGTGAATCACCTTTATTCGCTCGTTCTAATTCATTGCGGTTGCGGGCCTTTATTCGTGTCTGTGAGTTTGTCATTGTACTTGAATCTGATTGTTGCAAATGTGTGTTCATGCAGTTTCTTTGATGGAGAAAGTCTTGCCACTTTTCTCAAATCATTCCAGAG GGAGATAGAATCGGCTAGAGCTCTGGATGCAGCTTTACCTTATAAATTTTGGGTCAAG CAACAATTTTCAGTCGGGGTGAATGAAGTCATGCGTGTGCTTGAACGGATGCCTCCGAGAAGGGGCATGGCAGGGTCTTCTGAGGAGTCTCCTTCACCCAATCATGATGATAGCAAAGCCCCGAGACTCTACCTTCAG GCAATATTTCTAGCATCCGATTGCAATCCTCGGTGGCTAACGAAACATCTGCCTGCTTTGGCTGATTCAAGAAATGTGCCTCTCGTCTTTATGAAAGATAGTAAGAGAGGATCTTTAAGATTAGGCGAGCTGATTAAGATAAAAACAGCAACAGCAATTGGCATCAAG AGGAAATTCTATCAACCAACTAATTGA